One window of Paroedura picta isolate Pp20150507F chromosome 2, Ppicta_v3.0, whole genome shotgun sequence genomic DNA carries:
- the ARL6IP6 gene encoding ADP-ribosylation factor-like protein 6-interacting protein 6, giving the protein MAASPAGEAWPDRRRGSARAEAARSPWPLDHAAVARSLQAELEEGGGGLLGAAGGLCGASTARAGLARAHHERDGSARRWPSQACSVLCCLLAVCLLAFVLAIACLVLKDLQFEKGKTDDSLETNILGFWSLLILALVSGLSCCSFSWTVTYFDSFEPGMFPPTPLSPARFKRMTGHSFHVGYSMAILNGVVAALTVVWCLL; this is encoded by the exons ATGGCGGCGTCTCCCGCGGGGGAAGCCTGGCCGGACCGCCGCAGGGGGAGCGCCCGTGCGGAGGCTGCCCGCAGCCCTTGGCCGCTGGACCACGCGGCGGTGGCGCGGAGCCTCCAGGCAGAGCTGGAGGAGGGCGGCGGGGGCCTGCTGGGTGCCGCCGGGGGGCTGTGCGGCGCCTCCACGGCCCGGGCTGGCCTCGCTCGGGCGCACCACGAACGAGACGGGTCGGCGCGCCGTTGGCCCAGCCAGGCCTGCTCCGTGTTGTGCTGCCTCCTGGCCGTGTGTTTGCTCGCCTTCGTCCTGGCTATTGCTTGCCTGGTGCTGAAAG ACTTGCAATTTGAGAAAGGGAAGACTGATGACAGTTTAGAAACGAATATTTTAG gaTTTTGGAGTCTCCTTATTCTTGCTTTAGTGTCGGGTCTGTCATGTTGCAGTTTTTCTTGGACAGTGACctattttgactcctttgaaccaGGAATGTTCCCTCCAACTCCACTATCACCTGCACGGTTCAA gcGCATGACTGGGCACTCCTTTCATGTGGGCTATAGTATGGCCATTCTGAATGGCGTAGTGGCAGCTCTCACAGTGGTATGGTGTCTCCTTTAG